From one Flavobacteriales bacterium genomic stretch:
- a CDS encoding glycosyltransferase, giving the protein MSDSLVIIPTYNEKENIEKMVRTVMSLQKDFHLLIIDDGSPDGTANLVKAMMPEFDGRLFIEERKGKLGLGTAYIHGFKWALQRDYGFIFEMDCDFSHNPQDLIKLYEGAVNGPADLVIGSRYIKGVNVVNWPMGRVLMSYYASAYVRFVTGMPIRDTTAGFKCYRRIVLETIPLDEVKFFGYAFQIEMKFLAWKYGFKLLEVPIIFTDRTAGESKMSSGIFKEAIFGVLQMRWKSLFTNYKKA; this is encoded by the coding sequence GTGTCCGACAGCCTCGTCATCATACCGACCTACAACGAAAAGGAGAACATCGAAAAGATGGTCCGAACGGTGATGTCGTTGCAGAAAGACTTCCACCTGCTGATCATTGACGATGGTTCGCCCGATGGAACGGCCAATTTGGTGAAAGCCATGATGCCCGAGTTCGATGGGCGGCTTTTTATTGAGGAACGGAAGGGAAAACTGGGACTGGGAACTGCTTACATCCACGGCTTCAAATGGGCGCTGCAGCGCGATTATGGGTTCATCTTCGAGATGGACTGCGATTTCTCGCACAATCCGCAAGACCTCATCAAACTCTACGAAGGGGCGGTGAACGGACCGGCCGACCTTGTCATCGGCTCGCGGTACATAAAAGGTGTGAATGTGGTGAACTGGCCCATGGGGCGCGTACTGATGTCGTACTACGCTTCGGCCTACGTGCGGTTCGTTACCGGCATGCCGATACGCGACACCACCGCTGGATTCAAGTGCTACCGCAGAATTGTGCTGGAGACCATTCCGTTGGATGAAGTGAAGTTCTTCGGATACGCTTTCCAGATCGAAATGAAATTCTTGGCCTGGAAGTATGGATTCAAGTTGCTGGAAGTGCCCATCATCTTCACAGACAGAACTGCGGGCGAATCGAAAATGAGTTCAGGAATCTTCAAAGAAGCCATTTTCGGTGTGCTGCAAATGCGCTGGAAAAGCCTGTTCACGAATTACAAAAAAGCATAA
- a CDS encoding glycosyltransferase gives MSHERPFFSIITPTFNRAHFLEEMIASVQAQTFSDHEHIIVDDGSTDGTEELLKPILEADSRILYIKQENKGRSVARNVGIEAAKGEYICFLDSDDVWLPKHLETIHQATAKHENPTFFHAGLIWFYDDGSPEHLVQYAARDTFSSDVEYVIANQFAPDCVCIHREILQKDLFNPKLFINEDVELWVRIAAHCPVVGIGLHTAKLRVHGGNTDKEVNDNITPRMEAFKLMLDNPTIRKQLSPPFIKDRKRGLDELQLRYFERSGQRGKLLTAILSFLMKYPGNPRNSAKVVTFLYNLPGGSLLKSLIARMKSGNR, from the coding sequence ATGAGCCACGAACGGCCATTCTTCAGCATCATCACACCCACCTTCAACCGTGCCCATTTCTTGGAGGAAATGATCGCCAGCGTGCAGGCGCAGACCTTCTCCGATCACGAACACATTATCGTAGATGACGGCTCTACCGATGGTACGGAAGAACTGCTGAAACCTATACTTGAAGCCGACAGTCGCATCCTCTACATCAAACAGGAAAACAAAGGCCGAAGCGTTGCGCGGAATGTGGGGATAGAAGCAGCCAAAGGCGAATACATCTGTTTTCTGGACAGCGATGATGTGTGGCTGCCGAAGCACTTGGAAACCATTCATCAAGCTACTGCCAAACACGAAAACCCGACCTTTTTCCATGCGGGACTTATTTGGTTCTACGATGATGGCTCGCCCGAACATTTGGTGCAATACGCGGCAAGAGACACGTTCTCTTCGGATGTTGAGTACGTCATCGCCAACCAGTTTGCGCCCGATTGTGTTTGCATCCATCGCGAGATCCTGCAGAAAGACCTATTCAACCCGAAACTCTTCATCAACGAGGATGTGGAACTTTGGGTCCGAATTGCAGCCCATTGTCCCGTGGTTGGCATTGGCCTACACACGGCCAAGTTGCGCGTGCATGGGGGTAATACCGACAAGGAGGTCAACGACAACATCACACCACGCATGGAGGCATTTAAACTGATGTTGGACAATCCTACGATTCGCAAACAGCTTTCCCCACCTTTCATCAAAGACAGAAAACGGGGTTTGGATGAGCTACAGTTGCGGTATTTCGAACGTTCTGGGCAGCGCGGGAAGCTGCTCACGGCCATACTTTCTTTCCTTATGAAATACCCAGGCAATCCAAGGAATTCGGCCAAAGTGGTCACGTTCCTCTACAACCTTCCGGGTGGAAGTCTGTTAAAAAGTCTGATCGCCCGAATGAAGAGCGGTAACCGTTAA
- a CDS encoding M28 family peptidase, translated as MRRLASIGLLFLVFAGCNPNRRTPAVVELKSAPTFNEDSAYQFIEQQLAFGPRIPGLAGHDSCGNFLANTLTRYGFEVTEQKDTIVVYADRMLPLRNIQGSINPELGNRILLCAHWDSRHIADQDDENSDQPIEGANDNASGVAILLEMARCMAQQTPEVGIDIVFFDMEDQGRPSNDNYDDPLDHGYCRGSYYWSNRADSTKYRFGILLDMVGAKDAIFTLDANSMHHAPEVVYTVWDMGHQLGFGHHFQYNRTWEIMDDHANLNQFAKIPSIDIIQHEASTASRFGEYWHTHDDNLSVIDRETLKAVGQTVLQVVYNEPKP; from the coding sequence ATGCGTAGGCTTGCCTCCATCGGTCTTCTGTTTCTCGTTTTTGCGGGCTGCAACCCCAATAGGCGCACACCTGCGGTTGTTGAATTGAAGTCTGCTCCAACCTTCAACGAAGATTCCGCCTACCAGTTCATTGAGCAGCAATTGGCTTTCGGGCCGCGCATTCCAGGGCTGGCAGGCCATGATAGCTGCGGCAATTTTCTGGCGAACACCTTGACGCGTTACGGTTTTGAAGTGACAGAGCAGAAAGACACCATTGTGGTCTATGCAGACAGAATGCTTCCGCTGCGGAACATCCAAGGATCGATCAATCCAGAACTTGGAAACCGCATTCTGCTGTGCGCGCATTGGGACAGTCGCCATATTGCCGATCAGGATGATGAGAATTCGGACCAACCGATAGAAGGCGCCAACGATAACGCGAGTGGTGTTGCCATTCTTCTGGAAATGGCGCGCTGCATGGCGCAGCAAACTCCCGAAGTGGGCATTGACATCGTTTTCTTCGACATGGAAGACCAAGGCAGACCTTCCAACGACAACTATGACGACCCGCTCGATCACGGATATTGCCGTGGCTCCTACTATTGGTCCAATCGCGCAGACAGCACCAAATATCGCTTCGGAATTCTACTGGACATGGTGGGTGCCAAGGATGCCATTTTCACGTTAGATGCGAATTCGATGCATCACGCGCCCGAGGTGGTTTACACCGTTTGGGACATGGGGCATCAACTCGGTTTCGGACATCATTTTCAGTACAACCGCACATGGGAGATCATGGACGACCACGCCAACCTGAACCAGTTTGCGAAGATCCCGAGCATCGACATCATTCAGCATGAAGCAAGCACAGCCTCGCGGTTCGGGGAGTACTGGCATACACACGATGACAACCTTTCGGTGATAGACCGCGAAACGTTGAAAGCCGTGGGACAAACGGTGCTGCAGGTGGTTTACAACGAACCGAAGCCATGA
- a CDS encoding cysteine--tRNA ligase, translating to MSSTLHFYNTITRKKEEFVPANPPFVGMYVCGPTVYGDAHLGHARSAITFDIVFRYLKHLGYKVRYVRNITDVGHLENDADHGEDKVAKKARLEQLEPMEVVQYYKDRYHSDMDALNNLHPSIEPQASGHIIEQIGMTQKLLDNGFAYVSNGSVYFDVEKYAKEHNYGKLSGRKIEDLQSNTRDLDGQEEKRSSLDFALWKKASPEHIMRWPSPWSDGFPGWHIECSVMSSKYLGETFDIHGGGLDLLFPHHECEIAQSVGSNGTEPVRYWLHNNMITLNGQKMAKSLGNTIMLHQFFSGDHELLDQAYDPLTIRFFILQAHYRSTLDFGNEPLLAAQKGYQKLKAALKTLHSMTFDGGDDNAAVASRIADWEEACASSMNDDLNTAQLIATLFDMASYVNGLKNKQEKDIPSVAQFAAIGQIYESYFCDVLGLDAGAENDNSASVLNDVMDVLLDLRGSAKQNKDYATADAIRNKLKAVGITIMDGKDGADWQADA from the coding sequence ATGAGTAGCACGCTTCACTTTTACAATACCATTACACGCAAGAAGGAAGAATTCGTTCCTGCAAACCCTCCGTTTGTTGGGATGTACGTCTGTGGGCCCACCGTCTATGGCGATGCGCATCTGGGTCACGCCCGCTCTGCCATTACGTTCGATATCGTTTTCCGCTATCTGAAACATCTTGGTTACAAGGTGCGCTACGTGCGCAACATTACCGATGTAGGCCATTTGGAGAATGATGCCGACCATGGTGAGGACAAGGTGGCTAAGAAGGCTCGCTTGGAGCAATTGGAGCCGATGGAAGTGGTGCAGTATTACAAGGACCGCTACCACAGCGACATGGATGCGCTGAATAACCTCCACCCAAGCATTGAACCGCAGGCCTCTGGACACATCATTGAGCAGATAGGCATGACGCAGAAGCTACTTGACAATGGGTTTGCGTACGTATCGAACGGTTCGGTGTATTTTGATGTGGAGAAATACGCCAAGGAGCACAACTACGGGAAGCTTTCGGGAAGAAAGATCGAGGATCTGCAATCGAACACGCGCGACCTTGACGGACAGGAAGAGAAACGAAGTTCGTTGGATTTCGCGCTGTGGAAAAAGGCTTCGCCAGAACACATTATGCGATGGCCTTCGCCTTGGAGCGATGGTTTTCCTGGCTGGCACATTGAGTGCTCGGTGATGAGCAGCAAATACTTGGGCGAGACCTTCGATATTCACGGTGGCGGATTGGACCTTCTGTTTCCGCACCACGAGTGCGAGATCGCGCAATCGGTCGGTTCCAATGGAACGGAGCCCGTGCGCTACTGGCTGCACAATAATATGATCACGCTGAACGGGCAGAAAATGGCCAAGTCGTTGGGCAACACCATCATGCTGCATCAGTTCTTTTCGGGCGACCATGAACTATTGGATCAGGCGTATGACCCGCTGACCATCCGTTTCTTCATTCTACAGGCGCATTACCGAAGCACGCTCGATTTCGGCAACGAACCGTTGCTTGCCGCGCAGAAAGGCTATCAGAAATTGAAAGCCGCATTGAAAACGCTGCATTCGATGACGTTTGATGGTGGTGACGACAATGCAGCTGTTGCTTCGCGAATTGCTGATTGGGAAGAAGCATGCGCGTCTTCCATGAACGATGACCTGAACACGGCCCAGTTGATCGCCACGCTGTTTGACATGGCGTCTTACGTGAACGGCTTGAAGAACAAGCAGGAAAAGGACATTCCGAGTGTGGCTCAGTTTGCGGCTATCGGCCAGATCTATGAGTCGTATTTCTGTGATGTGCTCGGTCTGGATGCGGGCGCAGAGAACGACAACAGCGCCTCCGTTCTGAATGATGTGATGGACGTATTGCTCGATCTGCGTGGTTCGGCCAAGCAGAATAAGGATTATGCGACTGCCGATGCCATCCGCAATAAGCTGAAAGCTGTTGGTATTACCATTATGGACGGCAAGGACGGAGCCGATTGGCAGGCCGATGCGTAG
- a CDS encoding DUF1987 domain-containing protein, with product MEKWIIEATDRTPSVVLDRQESTLRIEGRSYPEEGMDFFDPIILRFKTLEDSQTPIRMVHVRLEYYNSSTTKALAELFTALVKAKGHGFDVKVIWEFEEEDDGIQEDIDMFIDTFDLPFEIRYTHF from the coding sequence ATGGAGAAGTGGATCATAGAGGCAACTGACCGCACGCCCAGTGTGGTGCTCGATCGTCAGGAATCGACCCTGCGTATTGAAGGTCGTTCGTACCCCGAAGAAGGCATGGACTTCTTCGACCCGATCATTCTGCGCTTCAAAACATTGGAGGATTCCCAAACACCAATCCGCATGGTGCATGTGCGGTTGGAGTACTACAACTCATCCACCACCAAGGCGTTGGCCGAACTTTTTACCGCCCTCGTAAAGGCCAAGGGGCATGGGTTCGATGTAAAGGTCATTTGGGAGTTTGAGGAGGAGGATGATGGCATTCAGGAAGACATCGACATGTTCATCGACACGTTCGATCTGCCATTCGAGATCCGTTACACGCACTTCTAA
- a CDS encoding NAD-dependent epimerase/dehydratase family protein — MAGKTGILVIGASGQIGTELVMELRARYGNDQVLASDLKTASDEVKESGPFELLDVMDRDRLRQLVVQYNIGEVYLLAALLSATAEQKIMQAWNLNMYGLFYVLELAKEGFIDKVYWPSSIAVFGPTTPKLHTPQSTIMEPTTVYGISKLAGERWCEYYHNRYGVDVRSLRYPGLIGYKSNPGGGTTDYAVDIFHKAVLGQPFECFLSENTRLPMMYMPDAIKATIGIMEAPSKAVKIRSSYNVSGFDFTPAELAREIQKHVPALSISYKPDFRQAIADGWPSSIDDSAAREDWGWKTEFTLEMMTEDMLHHLAEHIG; from the coding sequence ATGGCAGGGAAGACAGGGATATTGGTGATAGGAGCCTCGGGGCAGATAGGCACCGAGCTGGTAATGGAACTGCGCGCCCGCTATGGCAATGATCAGGTGCTTGCCTCCGACCTGAAAACGGCCTCTGACGAGGTGAAGGAAAGCGGCCCGTTCGAGCTTTTGGACGTAATGGACCGCGACCGACTGCGCCAGTTGGTGGTTCAATACAACATTGGGGAAGTTTACTTGCTTGCCGCGTTGCTTTCGGCCACGGCTGAGCAGAAGATCATGCAGGCGTGGAATCTGAACATGTACGGTCTTTTCTATGTGTTGGAGCTGGCCAAAGAAGGGTTCATCGATAAAGTGTATTGGCCAAGTTCCATTGCGGTCTTTGGCCCGACCACGCCCAAGTTGCACACGCCCCAATCGACCATTATGGAGCCGACCACGGTCTACGGTATCAGCAAATTGGCAGGCGAGCGTTGGTGTGAGTATTACCACAACCGTTACGGGGTGGATGTTCGCAGTTTGCGTTATCCGGGGCTTATCGGCTATAAAAGCAACCCGGGCGGAGGCACTACGGATTATGCGGTAGACATTTTTCACAAGGCCGTTTTGGGGCAACCTTTCGAGTGCTTTTTATCTGAGAATACGCGGCTGCCGATGATGTACATGCCCGATGCCATCAAGGCCACCATCGGTATTATGGAAGCGCCCAGCAAGGCGGTGAAGATCCGTTCGAGCTATAATGTATCAGGGTTTGATTTTACTCCTGCGGAATTGGCGCGGGAGATCCAAAAACACGTTCCTGCTCTCAGCATTAGCTACAAACCCGATTTCAGACAGGCCATTGCCGATGGTTGGCCAAGTTCCATTGACGATTCGGCCGCACGTGAAGATTGGGGCTGGAAAACAGAATTCACGTTGGAAATGATGACCGAGGACATGCTCCACCACTTGGCGGAACACATCGGTTAG
- a CDS encoding RidA family protein codes for MSAPKFDSNRAPEPVGLYPHARQVGNLLFLSGVGPRERGTKKIPGVELDDDGNILSYDIEKQCHSVFNNVRMILEDSGSSWDRIVDVTVFLTNMKDDFKTYNRVYAEYFKDNLPCRTTVEINCLPTPIAIELKVIATM; via the coding sequence ATGAGCGCTCCCAAATTCGATTCCAACCGTGCCCCAGAACCTGTTGGACTGTACCCGCACGCCAGGCAGGTGGGTAACCTGCTTTTCCTTTCGGGAGTTGGACCGCGCGAACGCGGAACCAAGAAGATTCCGGGAGTGGAATTGGATGATGACGGGAACATCCTCTCATACGACATTGAGAAGCAATGCCACTCGGTGTTCAATAATGTGAGGATGATTTTGGAAGATTCGGGTTCAAGTTGGGATAGGATCGTGGATGTGACCGTTTTCCTCACCAACATGAAGGACGATTTCAAAACCTACAACCGCGTGTATGCCGAGTATTTCAAGGACAACCTTCCGTGCCGTACCACGGTAGAGATCAATTGCCTGCCCACACCCATTGCCATCGAGCTGAAGGTCATTGCCACCATGTAG
- a CDS encoding isoleucine--tRNA ligase, with product MAKKYTEYKQLNLPELADEVLAFWEQNDIFRKSIETREGNEPFVFYEGPPSANGMPGIHHVMARTIKDIFCRYRTLKGYQVKRKAGWDTHGLPVELGVEKELGITKEDIGKTITIAEYNEACRKAVMKYTDVWNDLTRKIGYWVDMDDPYVTYDNKYIESVWWLLKNLYDKGLLYKGYTIQPYSPKAGTGLSSHELNQPGTYRDVKDTTVVAQFRALSSPPGKEGSGEVDLVSQLQKFGEVFILAWTTTPWTLPSNAALAVGENIDYVAVKTFNQYTFKPMVVLLAKDLLGKWFKAENAELALEDYQEGDKKIPYQVVAEFKGSELVGTPYEQLLPYAQPDGEGFRVIAGDFVSTEDGTGIVHIAPTFGADDARVAKAAGVGAMLVDDGQGNMVPLVDLQGRFRPEVTDFAGEYVKAEYYTDEEIEAETKKQGRDNYLSVDERIAIKLKEENKAFRVEKYVHSYPHCWRTDKPVLYYPLDSWFVRTTEAKDRLIALNKTINWKPESTGTGRFGNWLENLQDWNLSRSRFWGIPLPIWSTEDKAERKCIGSVEELKSECEKAVAAGVMESNPLADFAVGNMDEANYRTFDLHRPYMDDIVLVSESGKPMNREMDLIDVWFDSGAMPYAQLHYPFENKELIDGKSYYPADFIAEGVDQTRGWFFTLHAIGTMCFDSVAYKNVVSNGLVLDKNGQKMSKRLGNAVDPFETLKQYGPDATRWYMITNAEPWDNLKFDIEGIAEVQRKFFGTLYNTYGFYALYANIDGYDFSEAEVPVSERPEIDRWIMSKLNSLIAEVDEHYMAFEPKKAGRAIQEFVNENLSNWYVRLCRRRFWKGEPSKDKSSAYQTLYTCLDVIAKLMSPIAPFYAERLFSDLNAVTGRDGSESVHLSEMPVADKAAIDIDLEERMEIAQKVTSLILSIRKKEKHRVRQPLAKAMIPVLNEKFARQIKAVEDLILSEVNVKELEYLTETAGVIEKTIKPNFKTLGPKYGKQMKQIAAEVGKMSQEDIASLESLGTFNITVDGSAIDLTLEDVEIISKDIPGWAVASEGGITVALDLTITPALEQEGLARELVNRIQNLRKDKGLEVTDRINLTILDAQPLKDAVTSNLKYICAETLAENLELVSEVTSPEAVTVDLVGDLSTRINITTLN from the coding sequence ATGGCCAAGAAGTACACAGAATACAAGCAATTGAACCTGCCGGAGTTGGCGGACGAGGTGCTTGCGTTCTGGGAGCAGAACGACATTTTCAGGAAGAGTATTGAGACGCGCGAAGGCAACGAGCCGTTCGTGTTTTATGAGGGGCCGCCATCGGCTAACGGTATGCCGGGCATTCATCACGTCATGGCGCGCACCATCAAGGATATTTTCTGCCGCTACCGCACCCTCAAGGGCTACCAGGTGAAGCGCAAAGCAGGTTGGGACACACACGGATTGCCCGTGGAGCTCGGAGTGGAGAAGGAGTTGGGCATCACCAAAGAAGATATTGGTAAGACCATTACCATTGCCGAATACAACGAGGCGTGCCGCAAGGCAGTCATGAAATACACGGACGTTTGGAACGACCTGACCCGCAAGATCGGGTACTGGGTGGATATGGACGACCCGTATGTGACCTACGACAACAAGTACATTGAGAGCGTTTGGTGGTTGCTGAAGAACCTGTACGACAAGGGTTTGCTGTACAAGGGCTACACCATTCAGCCGTATTCGCCCAAGGCGGGAACAGGGTTGAGTTCACACGAATTGAACCAACCCGGAACCTACCGCGATGTGAAGGACACCACGGTGGTGGCGCAGTTCCGCGCCCTAAGCTCCCCTCCTGGAAAGGAGGGGTCGGGGGAGGTCGACCTTGTCTCGCAGCTACAGAAGTTCGGTGAGGTCTTCATCCTCGCTTGGACCACCACACCTTGGACGCTTCCATCGAACGCGGCACTGGCCGTTGGCGAGAACATCGACTATGTGGCGGTAAAGACCTTCAACCAGTACACGTTCAAACCAATGGTCGTGCTGCTGGCAAAAGACCTGCTCGGCAAATGGTTCAAGGCTGAAAATGCCGAGTTGGCATTGGAGGATTATCAGGAAGGTGACAAGAAGATTCCTTATCAGGTTGTAGCAGAATTCAAGGGCTCGGAGTTGGTTGGAACCCCTTACGAGCAGCTGCTTCCTTATGCACAACCAGATGGCGAAGGTTTCCGAGTGATTGCAGGAGATTTCGTTTCAACTGAAGACGGTACTGGAATCGTGCATATCGCGCCCACATTTGGTGCGGATGATGCCCGTGTAGCGAAAGCCGCAGGCGTTGGCGCCATGCTGGTGGACGATGGTCAAGGGAACATGGTTCCGTTGGTGGATCTGCAAGGCCGTTTCCGTCCAGAAGTGACGGATTTTGCGGGCGAATATGTGAAAGCCGAGTATTACACGGATGAGGAGATTGAGGCGGAGACCAAGAAACAAGGCCGTGATAATTACTTGTCGGTTGATGAGCGTATTGCCATCAAACTGAAAGAGGAGAACAAGGCTTTCCGTGTGGAGAAATATGTTCACAGCTACCCCCATTGCTGGAGAACGGACAAGCCCGTGCTGTACTATCCGTTGGATTCGTGGTTTGTGCGTACAACAGAAGCGAAAGACCGCTTGATCGCGCTAAACAAGACCATTAACTGGAAGCCAGAAAGCACAGGAACTGGCCGTTTCGGAAACTGGCTGGAAAACCTTCAGGACTGGAATCTTTCGAGAAGTCGTTTCTGGGGAATTCCGTTACCAATTTGGTCAACAGAAGACAAAGCAGAGCGCAAATGCATTGGTTCGGTGGAAGAACTGAAATCCGAATGCGAGAAAGCGGTTGCTGCTGGCGTGATGGAATCAAACCCATTGGCTGATTTTGCGGTCGGCAACATGGACGAAGCAAATTACAGGACGTTTGACCTGCATCGTCCGTACATGGATGATATTGTGCTCGTTTCCGAATCGGGAAAACCGATGAACCGTGAAATGGATCTCATCGATGTGTGGTTCGATTCAGGGGCCATGCCTTACGCACAGCTTCATTATCCATTCGAGAACAAGGAGTTGATCGATGGCAAGAGCTACTATCCAGCCGATTTCATTGCCGAAGGGGTAGACCAAACGCGTGGTTGGTTCTTCACGCTGCACGCCATCGGAACCATGTGTTTCGATTCAGTGGCCTACAAGAATGTGGTTTCCAATGGCCTCGTACTCGATAAAAATGGACAGAAGATGTCCAAGCGGTTGGGAAATGCAGTTGATCCATTTGAGACATTGAAGCAATATGGCCCGGATGCTACGCGCTGGTACATGATTACCAACGCAGAGCCTTGGGACAACCTGAAGTTCGATATTGAGGGAATTGCAGAGGTGCAACGCAAGTTCTTCGGAACGCTTTACAACACGTACGGTTTCTACGCCCTTTACGCGAATATCGATGGTTATGATTTCAGCGAAGCGGAAGTCCCCGTTTCAGAACGGCCAGAGATCGATCGCTGGATCATGTCCAAGCTCAACTCGCTGATTGCGGAAGTGGATGAGCATTACATGGCATTCGAGCCGAAGAAGGCCGGTCGTGCCATTCAGGAATTCGTGAACGAAAACTTGAGTAACTGGTACGTTCGTCTTTGCCGCAGAAGATTCTGGAAAGGCGAACCATCCAAAGACAAATCATCGGCCTACCAAACGCTTTACACCTGTTTGGACGTCATCGCGAAGTTGATGAGTCCGATTGCACCATTCTACGCGGAGCGTTTGTTCTCGGATTTGAACGCGGTAACAGGAAGGGACGGTTCGGAATCTGTTCACTTGTCTGAAATGCCCGTTGCGGATAAAGCGGCAATTGACATCGATCTTGAGGAGCGAATGGAGATCGCGCAGAAGGTGACCTCTTTGATCCTTAGCATCCGTAAGAAAGAAAAGCACCGTGTACGTCAGCCACTTGCCAAAGCAATGATTCCTGTGTTGAACGAGAAGTTTGCGCGGCAGATCAAAGCGGTGGAAGACCTCATTCTTTCCGAAGTGAATGTGAAGGAGCTCGAATACCTCACCGAAACGGCTGGTGTCATCGAGAAGACCATCAAACCGAACTTCAAAACACTTGGACCGAAGTATGGCAAGCAGATGAAGCAGATTGCGGCAGAGGTTGGCAAAATGAGCCAAGAGGACATTGCGAGTTTGGAGTCATTAGGGACTTTCAATATTACGGTTGATGGAAGCGCGATTGATCTGACGTTGGAAGACGTGGAGATCATCTCCAAGGATATTCCAGGTTGGGCTGTAGCTTCTGAAGGAGGAATCACAGTTGCATTGGATTTGACCATCACGCCAGCTTTGGAGCAGGAAGGCTTGGCAAGGGAGCTTGTGAATCGTATTCAGAACCTGCGTAAGGACAAAGGTTTGGAAGTCACAGACCGCATCAATCTCACCATTTTGGACGCACAACCATTGAAGGACGCGGTAACAAGCAATCTTAAATATATTTGCGCGGAAACGCTGGCGGAGAACTTAGAGCTTGTCTCTGAGGTCACTTCGCCTGAAGCAGTTACGGTTGATCTGGTCGGAGACCTTTCAACCCGAATTAATATCACTACATTGAATTAA
- a CDS encoding TraR/DksA family transcriptional regulator, which translates to MAEKTRYSKEELEEFRGIINEKLEKAKEDLQLLVDQLSHKDDHGTDDTSPTFKLLDEGSEVLSREEINQLAARQQKFIQSLENALIRISNGTYGICRATGKLISKERLRIVPHATLSIEAKNAQG; encoded by the coding sequence ATGGCAGAGAAGACCAGATATTCGAAAGAGGAATTGGAAGAATTCAGAGGAATCATCAATGAAAAGCTGGAGAAAGCGAAGGAAGACCTTCAACTCCTGGTGGACCAACTTTCTCACAAGGATGATCACGGAACGGATGACACTTCACCAACATTTAAGCTTTTGGATGAAGGTTCGGAAGTGCTTTCACGAGAAGAGATCAACCAATTGGCTGCGCGTCAGCAGAAATTCATCCAGAGTTTGGAGAACGCCCTCATCCGAATCTCAAACGGAACCTATGGCATTTGCCGAGCTACCGGGAAGTTGATCTCGAAGGAGAGACTTCGAATCGTACCGCATGCTACTCTTAGCATCGAAGCAAAGAACGCGCAGGGATAA
- a CDS encoding lipoprotein signal peptidase: MLLLASKQRTRRDNPRIEPTLERPQGPLLFYKVKKALAIIFGVLALDQISKIWIKTTMTLGQEHHIADWFIIHFTENVGMAFGMEFGGDYGKLALSIFRIVAVFGIGYYLFKVVKEDTPNVVIVSLSLVLAGAVGNIIDSTIYGLIFSDSYGHVATLFPPEGGYAGFLHGRVVDMFYFPLFEGTFPQWLPKVGGDHFLFFNAIFNVADAAITVGMVMIILFQKKFLN; the protein is encoded by the coding sequence ATGCTACTCTTAGCATCGAAGCAAAGAACGCGCAGGGATAATCCGCGTATTGAACCAACACTTGAGAGGCCGCAGGGGCCTCTTTTGTTTTATAAGGTGAAAAAGGCATTAGCGATCATATTTGGAGTGTTGGCACTCGACCAGATCTCAAAGATCTGGATAAAGACCACGATGACGCTTGGGCAAGAGCATCATATTGCTGACTGGTTCATCATTCATTTTACTGAGAATGTCGGTATGGCATTCGGTATGGAGTTCGGTGGGGATTATGGCAAACTGGCGCTTAGCATTTTCCGCATTGTTGCTGTTTTTGGCATTGGCTATTACTTGTTCAAGGTTGTAAAGGAAGACACGCCAAACGTGGTCATAGTTTCCCTTTCATTGGTCTTAGCAGGAGCAGTTGGAAACATCATTGACAGTACTATCTACGGTCTCATTTTTTCAGATAGTTATGGTCACGTGGCCACGCTTTTTCCGCCAGAAGGCGGCTATGCCGGGTTTCTCCACGGTAGGGTTGTAGACATGTTCTATTTCCCATTGTTTGAAGGAACCTTTCCTCAATGGCTTCCCAAGGTTGGTGGAGACCATTTTTTGTTTTTCAATGCCATTTTCAATGTGGCAGATGCCGCCATAACGGTGGGAATGGTCATGATAATTCTGTTTCAGAAGAAGTTTCTGAACTGA